The following proteins are co-located in the Microbacterium immunditiarum genome:
- a CDS encoding acyl-CoA synthetase, with protein sequence MSTSPQSRAFEVWHVQLARAIFAGIAAVMITFSPDHSADVGLAVFSGFALATGIVMLVSAWLVYPVRRRWPAVLLGLVSVLAGMAGGLPPLRSTILFFVLVIAWAFTAGLVETISGWRALRAAKRGEAALGPASEARDAVVVGVLTLALAVALPLVPVGFSLEYTVAEAGQTFTLTGIILAVGIFGGYAAIVAVYLAIAGFSPRKPQPQPQPAPAESPATHDGGSA encoded by the coding sequence GTGAGCACATCCCCGCAGTCCCGCGCCTTCGAGGTCTGGCACGTCCAGCTCGCGCGCGCCATCTTCGCGGGGATCGCCGCGGTCATGATCACGTTCTCGCCCGATCACTCCGCCGACGTCGGCCTCGCCGTGTTCAGCGGCTTCGCGCTCGCGACGGGCATCGTCATGCTCGTATCGGCATGGCTCGTGTACCCCGTGCGGCGTCGCTGGCCGGCCGTCCTGCTCGGACTCGTGTCGGTCCTCGCGGGCATGGCCGGAGGACTCCCGCCGCTGCGTTCGACGATCCTCTTCTTCGTGCTCGTCATCGCGTGGGCGTTCACCGCCGGGCTCGTCGAGACGATCTCGGGCTGGCGCGCGCTGCGTGCGGCGAAGCGCGGCGAGGCGGCGCTGGGTCCGGCATCCGAGGCTCGCGACGCCGTCGTCGTCGGCGTGCTGACCCTCGCGCTCGCCGTTGCCCTCCCGCTCGTGCCGGTCGGGTTCTCGCTCGAATACACCGTGGCCGAAGCCGGCCAGACATTCACGCTGACGGGCATCATCCTCGCCGTCGGCATCTTCGGGGGATACGCCGCGATCGTCGCGGTGTACCTCGCGATCGCGGGCTTCTCGCCGCGCAAGCCGCAGCCCCAGCCGCAGCCTGCGCCGGCCGAGTCGCCCGCCACCCACGACGGAGGTTCCGCATGA
- the purB gene encoding adenylosuccinate lyase: MTDFPAQSLSPLDGRYRAAVAPLAEYLSEAGLNRARVEVEVEWLIALTDNMLFGTTPLSEELKLRLRALYLDFGQAEIDWLAEREAVTRHDVKAVEYLVRDRLSKLGLDAIAELTHFACTSEDINSTSYALIVKRAVTDVWLPKLRTVIGSLHSLAAKHRDAAMLSRTHGQPATPTTMGKELAVFAWRLERVAAQVAASDYLAKFSGATGTWSAHVAADPKVDWPLITREFIESLGLGFNPLTTQIESHDWQVELYDRVRHAGGILHNLATDVWTYISLGYFAQIPVAGATGSSTMPHKINPIRFENAEANLEISGGLFTTLASTLVTSRLQRDLTDSTTQRNIGVAFGHSLLALDNLERGLREISLAEDVLRADLDANWEVLAEAIQTVVRAEIAAGHSSITDPYALLKDLTRGRRVGAEQLAEFVNGLDITDAAKQRLLALTPATYTGLAASLVDEA; this comes from the coding sequence GTGACCGATTTCCCCGCCCAGTCCCTCAGCCCGCTCGATGGCCGCTACCGCGCCGCCGTCGCGCCGCTCGCCGAGTACCTCTCCGAGGCGGGCCTCAACCGCGCCCGCGTCGAGGTCGAGGTCGAGTGGCTCATCGCGCTGACCGACAACATGCTGTTCGGCACGACGCCGCTCTCCGAGGAGCTGAAGCTGCGCCTGCGCGCGCTCTACCTCGACTTCGGGCAGGCGGAGATCGACTGGCTCGCCGAGCGCGAGGCCGTCACGCGCCACGACGTGAAGGCGGTCGAGTACCTCGTGCGCGACCGCCTGTCGAAGCTCGGTCTCGACGCGATCGCCGAGCTCACCCACTTCGCGTGCACGAGCGAGGACATCAACTCGACCTCGTACGCGCTCATCGTCAAGCGCGCCGTCACCGACGTGTGGCTGCCGAAGCTGCGGACGGTGATCGGGTCGCTGCATTCGCTCGCGGCGAAGCACCGCGACGCCGCGATGCTGTCGCGCACGCACGGGCAGCCCGCGACGCCCACGACGATGGGCAAGGAGCTCGCGGTGTTCGCGTGGCGCCTCGAGCGCGTCGCGGCGCAGGTCGCGGCATCCGATTACCTCGCGAAGTTCTCGGGCGCGACAGGCACGTGGTCGGCGCACGTCGCGGCCGACCCGAAGGTCGACTGGCCGCTCATCACGCGCGAGTTCATCGAGTCGCTGGGCCTGGGCTTCAACCCGCTCACGACGCAGATCGAGTCGCACGACTGGCAGGTCGAACTGTACGACCGCGTGCGGCACGCGGGCGGCATCCTGCACAACCTCGCGACCGACGTCTGGACGTACATCTCGCTCGGTTACTTCGCGCAGATCCCCGTCGCCGGCGCGACGGGGTCCTCGACGATGCCGCACAAGATCAACCCCATCCGCTTCGAGAACGCCGAGGCGAACCTCGAGATCTCGGGCGGGCTGTTCACGACCCTCGCGTCGACGCTCGTGACGTCCCGCCTGCAACGCGACCTCACCGACTCGACGACGCAGCGCAACATCGGCGTCGCGTTCGGCCACTCGCTGCTCGCGCTCGACAACCTCGAGCGCGGCCTGCGCGAGATCTCGCTCGCCGAGGACGTGCTGCGCGCCGACCTCGACGCGAACTGGGAGGTGCTGGCCGAGGCGATCCAGACGGTGGTCCGCGCCGAGATCGCGGCGGGCCACTCGTCGATCACCGATCCCTACGCGCTTCTCAAGGACCTCACGCGCGGCCGCCGCGTCGGCGCCGAGCAACTGGCCGAGTTCGTCAACGGACTCGACATCACGGATGCCGCGAAGCAGCGTCTCCTCGCGCTGACGCCCGCGACCTACACAGGTCTCGCGGCGTCGCTCGTCGACGAGGCCTGA
- a CDS encoding phage holin family protein, with protein sequence MGFLIRVVVNAFAIWIVTLIPALQVSVIAFPPGDTLQYILTLLIVAALFAIVNTIIGTVIKVLAFPIYILTLGLIGLVINAFLLWLTAWLTHWWTWGLRVEDFWWGVVAALIISIINWVFGVILRPKKS encoded by the coding sequence ATGGGGTTCCTCATCCGAGTCGTCGTCAACGCGTTCGCGATCTGGATCGTGACGCTCATCCCGGCACTGCAGGTGTCCGTCATCGCGTTTCCGCCGGGCGACACGCTGCAGTACATCCTGACCCTGCTCATCGTGGCCGCGCTGTTCGCCATCGTTAACACGATCATCGGCACGGTCATCAAAGTGCTGGCGTTCCCCATCTACATCCTGACGCTCGGCCTGATCGGCCTCGTCATCAATGCGTTCCTGCTGTGGCTGACCGCATGGCTCACGCACTGGTGGACGTGGGGCCTGCGCGTCGAGGACTTCTGGTGGGGCGTCGTCGCCGCCCTGATCATCTCGATCATCAACTGGGTGTTCGGCGTCATCCTGCGCCCGAAGAAGAGCTGA
- a CDS encoding TetR/AcrR family transcriptional regulator: protein MNTRDKLVAEAIRLFADEGYERVTVNEVVEAAALTKGAFYHYFDSKEDLLAEIHSSYVDFAFERFERIATEGLTPSETLTAMLRELIEQIHSYRANVVILWESHRSLSDSAAERIDGKKADIRRLFQRTIERGQRAGEFDADRDSTLAALGMFGMGMWTYHWYRPGGKASADDVAAEFTQLVLNGLAVPERAEADRVPAPS from the coding sequence TTGAACACACGCGACAAGCTCGTCGCAGAGGCGATCAGGCTCTTCGCCGACGAGGGTTACGAGCGGGTGACCGTCAACGAGGTCGTCGAGGCGGCCGCCCTCACGAAGGGCGCCTTTTATCACTACTTCGACTCGAAAGAGGATCTGCTCGCCGAGATCCACTCATCGTACGTGGACTTCGCATTCGAGCGCTTCGAGCGCATCGCGACCGAAGGGCTCACGCCCAGTGAGACTCTGACCGCGATGCTGCGTGAGCTGATCGAGCAGATCCACTCGTACCGCGCGAATGTCGTCATCCTCTGGGAATCGCATCGGAGCCTTTCCGACTCCGCCGCGGAGCGGATCGACGGGAAGAAGGCGGACATCCGGCGACTGTTCCAGCGCACGATCGAACGAGGTCAGCGTGCGGGCGAGTTCGACGCCGACCGGGACAGCACGCTCGCTGCGCTGGGGATGTTCGGCATGGGGATGTGGACGTATCACTGGTACCGGCCGGGCGGCAAGGCCAGCGCCGATGATGTGGCAGCGGAGTTCACACAGCTCGTGTTGAACGGCCTCGCGGTGCCCGAGCGGGCCGAAGCGGACCGAGTCCCCGCCCCCTCCTGA
- a CDS encoding transketolase C-terminal domain-containing protein yields MPFSRALNAGMRAALANSDRVLLMGEDIGRLGGVFRVTEGLQAEFGDRRVLDSPLAESGLVGTAIGLAMVGFRPVVEIQFDGFVFPAFDQITTQLAKLTNRHEGALSLPVVIRIPYGGHIGAVEHHQESPEAYFTHTPGLRVVSPSTPNDAYWMIQDAIDSNDPVIFLEPKARYWQKGEVDLDARALPLHASRVVRRGTDVTLVGHGAMVTTLLQAAAIAESEGTSCEVVDLRSLSPVDYGPILDSVRRTGRMVYAQEAPGFNSLGSEVAATVMEKAFYALEAPVLRVSGFDTPFPPAKLEGVYLPDADRVLEAVDRALGY; encoded by the coding sequence ATCCCGTTCAGCCGCGCCCTCAACGCCGGCATGCGCGCCGCACTCGCGAACAGCGACCGCGTCCTCCTCATGGGCGAGGACATCGGCCGCCTCGGCGGCGTGTTCCGGGTCACCGAGGGCCTGCAGGCCGAGTTCGGCGATCGGCGGGTGCTCGACTCGCCGCTCGCGGAGTCGGGACTCGTCGGCACCGCGATCGGCCTCGCGATGGTCGGGTTCCGTCCCGTGGTCGAGATCCAGTTCGACGGGTTCGTCTTCCCCGCGTTCGACCAGATCACGACGCAGCTCGCGAAGCTCACGAACCGTCATGAGGGCGCGCTCAGCCTGCCGGTGGTGATCCGCATCCCCTACGGCGGCCACATCGGTGCGGTCGAGCACCATCAGGAGAGCCCCGAGGCGTACTTCACGCACACGCCGGGTCTGCGGGTCGTGAGCCCCTCGACCCCCAACGACGCGTACTGGATGATCCAGGACGCGATCGACTCGAACGACCCGGTCATCTTCCTCGAGCCGAAGGCGCGGTACTGGCAGAAGGGCGAGGTCGACCTCGACGCCCGCGCCCTGCCGCTGCACGCGTCGCGCGTCGTGCGTCGCGGAACCGACGTCACGCTCGTCGGTCACGGCGCGATGGTCACGACGCTGCTGCAGGCGGCGGCGATCGCCGAGTCGGAGGGCACGTCGTGCGAGGTCGTCGACCTGCGCTCGCTGTCGCCGGTCGATTACGGACCGATCCTGGACTCGGTGCGGCGCACGGGACGCATGGTCTACGCGCAGGAGGCCCCGGGCTTCAACTCCCTCGGCAGCGAGGTGGCCGCGACGGTCATGGAGAAGGCGTTCTACGCGCTCGAAGCGCCCGTGCTGCGGGTGTCGGGCTTCGACACGCCGTTCCCGCCCGCCAAACTCGAGGGTGTCTACCTGCCCGACGCCGACCGCGTGCTCGAAGCGGTCGACCGGGCGCTCGGGTACTGA
- a CDS encoding low molecular weight protein-tyrosine-phosphatase — translation MTASVIEPFRVVFVCTGNICRSPMADIVFRGFADAAGLGHRIASSSAGTGDWHVGERADQRTVEALSRRGYDGTHHRARQFTHDDFVRNDLIVALDRSHERILRGWARGHSDADKIALLMSFDNAAHTLDVPDPYYAGPAMFDEVLGMIESASRALFRQLEPAVRTAI, via the coding sequence ATGACCGCGAGCGTCATCGAGCCGTTCCGCGTCGTCTTCGTCTGCACCGGGAACATCTGCCGCTCCCCGATGGCCGACATCGTGTTCCGAGGGTTCGCGGATGCCGCGGGCCTGGGCCACCGGATCGCCTCGAGCAGCGCGGGCACCGGCGACTGGCACGTCGGCGAACGCGCCGACCAGCGCACAGTCGAGGCGCTGTCGAGGCGCGGCTACGACGGCACGCACCATCGCGCGCGACAGTTCACCCACGATGACTTCGTGCGCAACGACCTCATCGTGGCACTCGACCGCTCGCACGAGCGGATCCTGAGGGGGTGGGCACGCGGGCACTCCGACGCCGACAAGATCGCGCTTCTCATGTCGTTCGACAACGCCGCACACACTCTCGACGTCCCCGACCCGTACTACGCGGGCCCGGCGATGTTCGACGAGGTGCTCGGTATGATCGAGAGTGCGAGCCGGGCACTCTTCCGGCAGCTCGAACCCGCGGTCCGCACCGCGATCTGA
- a CDS encoding thiamine pyrophosphate-dependent enzyme produces the protein MTSDHGSQPEEPVRVLAADGSFSPTPAAERYLPLVEALTDDELEGFYRDMVVIRAFDRQATNLQRQGQLALWPPSYGQEAAQVGSARATRPQDHVFPSYREHVVCRIRGVDPMDIIRLMRGLTHGGWDPFDPRNGNTHIYTLVLGAQTLHATGLGMGLVFDGRSGTGDPERDEAVIVYYGDGASSEGDVHEAMVFAASYQTPQVFFLQNNQWAISVPVTTQSRSPLHRRGEGYGMPSIAVDGNDVIASYAVTKVALDEARAGAGPRAIEALTYRMGAHTTSDDPTKYRASDEEQSWAKRDPIARLRAYLEGRGASEAFFAEVGAEASAVADDTRVRTNALDGIPATKMFDHVYSEPHPLIDEQRRWLLDYESSFEEGAS, from the coding sequence GTGACTTCGGACCACGGCTCCCAGCCCGAAGAACCCGTCCGCGTGCTCGCCGCGGACGGATCGTTCTCCCCGACTCCCGCCGCGGAACGCTATCTGCCCCTCGTCGAGGCGCTGACCGACGACGAGCTCGAGGGCTTCTATCGCGACATGGTCGTGATCCGCGCGTTCGATCGCCAGGCGACGAACCTCCAGCGCCAGGGTCAGCTCGCGCTGTGGCCGCCGAGCTACGGGCAGGAGGCGGCGCAGGTCGGCTCCGCCCGCGCGACCCGCCCGCAGGACCACGTGTTCCCGTCGTATCGCGAGCACGTCGTGTGCCGCATCCGCGGCGTCGACCCGATGGACATCATCCGCCTCATGCGGGGTCTCACCCACGGCGGGTGGGATCCGTTCGACCCCCGCAACGGCAACACGCACATCTACACGCTCGTGCTCGGCGCGCAGACCCTGCACGCGACCGGTCTCGGCATGGGGCTCGTCTTCGACGGCCGCTCCGGCACGGGCGACCCCGAGCGCGACGAAGCGGTCATCGTCTACTACGGCGATGGCGCCTCGAGCGAGGGCGACGTGCACGAGGCGATGGTCTTCGCGGCGAGCTACCAGACGCCGCAGGTGTTCTTCCTGCAGAACAACCAGTGGGCGATCTCGGTGCCCGTGACGACGCAGTCGCGCTCGCCGCTGCACCGTCGGGGCGAGGGCTACGGCATGCCGAGCATCGCGGTCGACGGCAACGACGTCATCGCGAGCTACGCCGTCACGAAGGTCGCGCTCGACGAGGCACGCGCGGGCGCCGGCCCGCGCGCGATCGAGGCGCTCACGTACCGCATGGGCGCCCACACCACGAGCGACGACCCGACGAAGTACCGCGCGTCCGACGAGGAGCAGTCGTGGGCGAAGCGCGACCCGATCGCGCGCCTTCGCGCGTACCTCGAGGGCCGTGGCGCGTCGGAGGCGTTCTTCGCGGAGGTCGGGGCCGAGGCATCCGCCGTCGCCGACGACACGCGCGTGCGCACCAACGCCCTCGATGGCATCCCCGCGACCAAGATGTTCGACCACGTCTACAGCGAGCCGCACCCCTTGATCGACGAGCAGCGGCGGTGGCTCCTCGACTACGAGTCGTCGTTCGAGGAGGGGGCATCGTGA
- a CDS encoding histidinol-phosphate transaminase yields MTDVPEIPVRVRPEIAALPPYKQGKQAGSDAFKLSSNENPFDPLPGVLEAVRSASALNRYPDATAARLRERLAARFGVPSEQVHIGAGSVSILAQLVLATSGPGDEVIFAWRSFEAYPWLAVLAGATPVMVPLAEGARHDLQAMADAVNDRTRAVIVCTPNNPTGPIVTQAEFDAFVERVPSDVLVILDEAYAEFVTDPTSVDGIRVLGNAGHQNVVVLRTFSKAYGLAGLRVGYAIGHPRILDAARSASIPLSVTAQAEVAALASLDAEAELLERVSVIARRRDALVAALRDLGWAIPDAQGNFVWFPLGEETLAVAERFERAGLIVRPFAGDGIRVSVGEEESVEKVLGIAASVVQDLPEGHVGRGLA; encoded by the coding sequence GTGACCGACGTCCCCGAGATCCCCGTGCGCGTCCGCCCCGAGATCGCGGCGCTGCCTCCCTACAAGCAGGGCAAGCAGGCCGGATCCGACGCGTTCAAGCTGTCGAGCAACGAGAACCCGTTCGACCCACTTCCGGGCGTGCTCGAAGCGGTGCGCTCGGCATCGGCCTTGAACCGCTACCCGGATGCCACGGCCGCCCGCCTGCGCGAGCGACTGGCCGCGCGGTTCGGCGTTCCGTCCGAGCAGGTGCACATCGGGGCGGGGAGTGTGTCGATCCTCGCGCAGCTCGTGCTCGCGACGTCGGGTCCGGGCGACGAGGTCATCTTCGCGTGGCGGTCGTTCGAGGCGTATCCGTGGCTCGCCGTCCTCGCCGGCGCCACGCCGGTCATGGTGCCGCTCGCCGAGGGCGCGCGGCACGATCTGCAGGCGATGGCGGATGCCGTGAACGACCGCACTCGTGCCGTGATCGTCTGCACGCCGAACAACCCGACCGGCCCGATCGTGACGCAGGCCGAGTTCGACGCGTTCGTCGAACGGGTGCCGTCCGACGTGCTCGTCATCCTCGACGAGGCCTACGCCGAGTTCGTCACCGACCCGACGTCGGTCGACGGCATTCGGGTGCTCGGGAACGCGGGGCATCAGAATGTCGTCGTCCTCCGCACCTTCTCGAAGGCGTACGGTCTCGCCGGGCTCCGGGTCGGCTACGCGATCGGCCACCCGCGCATCCTCGACGCCGCGCGCAGCGCGAGCATCCCGCTGTCGGTCACGGCCCAGGCAGAGGTCGCGGCGCTCGCGAGCCTCGACGCCGAGGCCGAGCTGCTCGAGCGCGTGTCGGTCATCGCGAGGCGGCGTGACGCGCTCGTCGCGGCGCTGCGCGACCTCGGATGGGCGATCCCCGACGCACAGGGCAACTTCGTGTGGTTCCCCCTCGGCGAGGAGACGCTCGCCGTCGCGGAACGGTTCGAGCGCGCCGGGCTCATCGTCCGGCCGTTCGCGGGCGACGGCATCCGGGTCTCCGTCGGCGAGGAGGAGTCTGTCGAGAAGGTACTGGGGATCGCGGCATCCGTTGTTCAAGACCTCCCAGAAGGGCACGTAGGCCGCGGGCTAGCGTAG
- a CDS encoding dihydrolipoamide acetyltransferase family protein yields the protein MTTTQTFVLPDVGEGLTEAEIVSWRVGPGDTVAVNDVLVEIETAKSLVELPSPFDGTVGEVLAAEGTTVAVGAPIITIVAEERATDASAPSPSPVTVGQTEHGAPAEPPAGEGSVLVGYGTGGHVQSRRRVVRHAHQSGSEVRERVAASVGVIAKPPIRKLARDLGVDLGDVVPTGPAGDVTRDDVLKHAEQASVFRNIQTPDWGSVREETIPVERGGAASVAPVVPPPATVPPADDEREETIAVKGVRKATSSAMVRSAYTAPHVSVWTDVDATRTMELVKRLKSSPDFADIRVSPLLIMARAVIWAVRRTPMVNAAWVDADHGAEIRVRRYVNLGIAAATPRGLLVPNIKDAQDLSMRDLARALEKLTLTARDGKTQLADQQGGTITITNIGVFGMDAGTPIINPGESGIVAMGTIRQKPWVVDGEVRPRFVTTVSGSFDHRVIDGDGMSRFIADVASILEEPALLLD from the coding sequence ATGACGACGACCCAGACCTTCGTGCTGCCCGATGTCGGCGAAGGACTCACCGAGGCCGAGATCGTCTCGTGGCGCGTGGGCCCGGGCGACACCGTCGCCGTGAACGACGTGCTCGTCGAGATCGAGACCGCGAAGTCGCTCGTCGAGCTGCCGTCGCCGTTCGACGGGACGGTCGGCGAGGTCCTTGCCGCGGAGGGCACGACGGTGGCGGTCGGTGCGCCGATCATCACGATCGTCGCGGAGGAGAGGGCGACGGATGCCTCGGCCCCGAGCCCCTCGCCGGTCACCGTCGGCCAGACCGAGCACGGAGCGCCTGCCGAGCCGCCCGCCGGCGAAGGGTCGGTGCTCGTCGGCTACGGCACGGGCGGCCACGTGCAGTCGCGCCGCCGTGTGGTTCGTCATGCTCACCAGTCGGGTTCAGAGGTTCGGGAGCGGGTCGCGGCATCCGTGGGTGTCATCGCGAAGCCGCCCATCCGCAAGCTCGCGCGCGATCTCGGCGTCGACCTCGGCGATGTCGTGCCGACCGGGCCGGCGGGCGACGTGACGCGCGACGACGTGCTCAAGCACGCCGAGCAGGCGAGCGTGTTCCGCAACATCCAGACGCCCGACTGGGGCTCGGTCCGCGAAGAGACGATCCCCGTCGAGCGCGGTGGCGCGGCATCCGTCGCCCCCGTCGTCCCGCCGCCGGCGACGGTCCCGCCTGCCGACGACGAGCGCGAGGAGACCATCGCGGTCAAGGGCGTGCGCAAGGCGACGTCGTCGGCGATGGTGCGATCGGCGTACACGGCGCCGCACGTGTCGGTGTGGACCGACGTCGATGCGACGCGCACCATGGAGCTCGTCAAGCGGCTGAAGTCCTCGCCCGACTTCGCCGACATCCGGGTCTCGCCGCTGCTCATCATGGCGCGGGCAGTCATCTGGGCCGTGCGCCGCACGCCGATGGTCAACGCGGCGTGGGTCGACGCAGACCACGGCGCCGAGATCCGCGTGCGCCGCTACGTCAACCTCGGCATCGCCGCGGCGACCCCGCGGGGGCTCCTCGTGCCGAACATCAAGGACGCACAGGACCTTTCGATGCGCGACCTCGCCCGCGCGCTCGAGAAGCTCACGCTCACGGCGCGCGACGGCAAGACGCAGCTCGCCGATCAGCAGGGCGGCACGATCACCATCACGAACATCGGCGTGTTCGGCATGGACGCGGGCACGCCCATCATCAACCCGGGCGAGTCGGGCATCGTCGCGATGGGAACCATCCGGCAGAAGCCGTGGGTCGTCGACGGCGAAGTGCGTCCGCGGTTCGTGACGACGGTGTCGGGGTCGTTCGATCACCGCGTGATCGACGGCGACGGGATGTCGCGTTTCATCGCGGACGTCGCGTCGATCCTCGAGGAGCCCGCGCTGCTGCTGGACTGA
- a CDS encoding amino acid transporter, translating into MTDRPTRRALMKPLQLLGLALLAAVFAGVVTLVSMGFFQSRTPDQQGRALVFAAVVAGITFIVALVGLALMLLAVDPADVQKTVDRPVLVEKDERKAAQKPDKRPSDEPDAPAPDTRES; encoded by the coding sequence ATGACCGACCGGCCGACTCGACGCGCCCTCATGAAGCCGCTGCAACTGCTCGGCCTCGCGCTGCTGGCCGCCGTCTTCGCCGGGGTCGTGACCCTCGTGTCGATGGGATTCTTCCAGAGCCGAACGCCCGATCAGCAGGGTCGCGCGCTCGTGTTCGCCGCCGTCGTCGCCGGCATCACGTTCATCGTGGCGCTCGTCGGCCTCGCGCTCATGCTCCTGGCGGTCGACCCCGCCGATGTGCAGAAGACGGTCGACCGCCCGGTGCTCGTCGAGAAGGACGAGCGCAAGGCCGCGCAGAAGCCGGACAAGCGGCCGAGCGACGAGCCGGATGCCCCAGCCCCCGACACCCGCGAGTCCTGA